One genomic window of Haloferax mediterranei ATCC 33500 includes the following:
- a CDS encoding carbohydrate ABC transporter permease, whose amino-acid sequence MSTASRVARRVEDVPFLDKRDVSLLFVLPGLFVFSAFMLFPVVYLIGISFTDAAPANLFAGEGAFSVLTFGEATFIGIENYADVLFGGTFSIVLFGHTIATLPINGQFWNSFGVTWLFVATSVTLKIAFSLALALVVTNERVRGKRIMRSLIILPMGLPSIFTITVWRGIFSSAEFGLANQILTIFGLETVSWLSERWLAFAAYNVTEMWLAYPFMVIITVSALQDVPDELHEAAMVDGASYFSRFFHVTLPSIKRPVFFASILTAAASFQQFLIPFVFNEGGPARQNELIVVYGYREALSFAEYGRGAAISIIALLFIGAFMWLNVKRGRLADGVNDA is encoded by the coding sequence ATGAGCACCGCATCACGTGTCGCCCGCCGCGTTGAGGACGTCCCGTTTCTCGACAAGCGAGACGTTTCGCTCCTCTTCGTTCTGCCGGGGCTGTTCGTCTTTTCGGCGTTCATGCTGTTTCCGGTCGTCTACCTCATCGGTATCTCGTTTACCGATGCGGCACCGGCGAACCTGTTCGCTGGAGAGGGTGCGTTTTCCGTCCTGACGTTCGGCGAGGCGACGTTCATCGGCATCGAGAACTACGCGGACGTGCTGTTCGGCGGCACGTTCAGCATCGTCCTGTTCGGCCACACCATCGCAACGCTCCCGATTAACGGCCAGTTCTGGAACTCGTTCGGCGTTACGTGGCTGTTCGTCGCAACAAGCGTTACGCTGAAGATTGCGTTTAGCTTGGCGCTCGCACTCGTCGTGACCAACGAGCGCGTCCGCGGAAAGCGCATCATGCGTTCTCTCATCATCCTTCCGATGGGGTTGCCGTCTATCTTCACCATCACCGTCTGGCGCGGCATCTTCAGCTCCGCGGAGTTCGGACTGGCGAATCAAATCCTGACGATATTCGGACTCGAAACCGTGTCGTGGCTCAGCGAGCGATGGCTGGCGTTCGCCGCCTACAACGTCACCGAGATGTGGTTAGCGTACCCGTTCATGGTCATCATCACCGTGAGCGCGCTTCAGGACGTTCCTGACGAACTCCACGAAGCGGCGATGGTCGACGGCGCGAGTTACTTCTCGCGGTTCTTCCACGTCACGTTGCCGTCCATCAAACGGCCCGTGTTCTTCGCGTCCATCCTGACCGCGGCAGCGTCGTTCCAGCAGTTCCTCATCCCGTTCGTGTTCAACGAGGGCGGACCGGCGCGCCAAAACGAACTCATCGTCGTCTACGGCTACCGGGAAGCCCTCTCGTTCGCCGAGTACGGGCGCGGGGCGGCGATTAGCATCATCGCGCTGTTGTTCATCGGCGCGTTCATGTGGCTGAACGTCAAGCGCGGCCGACTCGCAGACGGGGTGAACGACGCGTGA
- a CDS encoding ABC transporter ATP-binding protein, giving the protein MATITLDTLRKEFDNGRIVAVDDLSVAVEDGEFITVVGPSGCGKSTTLRMVSGLESPTSGRILVGDEDVTDQHARTRDVAMVFQNYALYPHKTVMENMAFGLRMSTDLSKAERRERVRETAQMMGIEELLDDKPDELSGGQKQRVALGRAIVREPDVFLFDEPLSNLDAKLRTTMRTEIQRLQNDLGITSLYVTHDQEEAMTMGDRIVILKDGKLQQVGRPKDVYENPANEFVGGFVGSPSMNFLDVSVEREGNHVVLVNDDSSFSYRLSESFSADLRETTHETEVRIGIRPEDVTPASDGSNLIDSTVGVVEPIGSDNYLHLDIAPDFIARVDSDIEPETDETISITFDESDLHVFHPKTGESLKHRESKQRATPVQ; this is encoded by the coding sequence ATGGCGACTATTACGCTCGATACACTCAGAAAGGAGTTCGACAACGGCCGAATCGTTGCCGTTGACGACCTCTCGGTTGCGGTCGAAGACGGTGAGTTCATCACCGTCGTCGGCCCGTCGGGGTGCGGGAAGTCGACGACGCTCCGCATGGTTTCGGGGTTGGAATCGCCCACGAGCGGTCGTATCCTCGTTGGCGACGAGGATGTGACGGACCAGCACGCCCGCACGCGAGACGTGGCGATGGTGTTCCAGAACTACGCGCTGTACCCGCACAAGACCGTCATGGAGAACATGGCGTTCGGGCTGCGGATGAGCACCGACCTCTCGAAAGCAGAGCGTCGCGAGCGCGTCCGCGAGACGGCACAGATGATGGGCATCGAAGAACTACTCGACGACAAACCCGACGAACTCTCCGGCGGGCAGAAACAGCGCGTCGCGCTCGGCCGCGCCATCGTCCGCGAACCCGACGTGTTCCTCTTCGACGAACCGCTTTCGAACCTCGACGCGAAGCTCCGGACGACGATGCGGACGGAGATTCAGCGCCTCCAGAACGACCTCGGTATCACCTCGCTGTACGTCACCCACGACCAGGAAGAGGCGATGACGATGGGCGACCGCATCGTCATCCTGAAAGACGGTAAACTCCAGCAGGTCGGCCGACCCAAGGACGTGTACGAAAACCCCGCAAACGAGTTCGTCGGCGGCTTCGTCGGCTCGCCGAGTATGAACTTCCTCGACGTGTCGGTCGAACGCGAGGGGAACCACGTGGTCCTCGTCAACGACGATAGCTCGTTTTCGTACCGGCTGTCCGAGTCGTTCTCCGCGGACCTCCGGGAGACCACACACGAGACCGAGGTTCGAATCGGTATACGCCCCGAAGACGTTACCCCGGCGTCGGACGGCTCGAATCTCATCGATTCGACGGTCGGCGTCGTCGAACCCATCGGCTCCGACAACTATCTGCACCTCGACATCGCCCCCGACTTCATCGCCCGCGTCGACTCGGACATCGAGCCTGAAACGGACGAGACAATCAGTATCACCTTCGACGAGTCCGACCTTCACGTGTTCCACCCCAAGACCGGCGAATCGCTCAAACACCGCGAGTCGAAGCAGCGCGCGACCCCAGTACAGTAA
- a CDS encoding sugar ABC transporter permease, giving the protein MSLLDTIGQKLKDDAQTVAMAPVEAVRDIRYTAVAIQRGEVSPMEPLKTAGATLGALILVCLLLFPIYWILIAALSGTGGSIYSSSGLKLFPEAPSLVPFLWVIGDLIVQGYDIVVDIPVTNVALVFSTPQITLLDVSAIQPGTVGRVAFGSFELFPGFAVEPIENPSAFKSFFWNSLTVAIPTVIIAMSLIVPAAYALSRREFIFRRKILFVYVLLTQVGGGLGIALLIGLYTVYVQLGINDSKLALAVYYAATAVPFNTWLLKTYMDGIPVSYEEAAVVDGAPPWRVVVEVILPLSTAGLATVFIFTFLTGWTEFVVAQTLLGTDNYTLPVGLYSLISEYSIPWARFSAFALTFASPIMLVYLFAQRYIEGGLSFGGVEG; this is encoded by the coding sequence GTGAGCCTCCTCGATACCATCGGGCAAAAGCTGAAAGACGACGCCCAAACGGTAGCGATGGCTCCGGTGGAGGCAGTTCGAGACATCCGGTATACGGCTGTGGCCATCCAGCGCGGCGAAGTGTCGCCGATGGAACCGCTGAAGACGGCCGGTGCGACGCTCGGAGCGTTAATACTGGTCTGTCTGCTCTTGTTCCCGATTTACTGGATTCTCATCGCAGCGCTGTCGGGAACCGGCGGTTCGATATACTCTTCGAGCGGGCTGAAGCTCTTCCCGGAGGCACCGTCGTTAGTGCCGTTCCTCTGGGTTATCGGCGACCTCATCGTGCAGGGCTACGACATCGTCGTCGATATCCCGGTGACGAACGTCGCCCTCGTGTTCAGCACACCGCAGATTACGCTGCTCGACGTGAGCGCGATTCAACCGGGAACGGTCGGCCGGGTTGCCTTCGGCTCGTTCGAGTTGTTCCCCGGGTTCGCGGTCGAACCAATCGAGAATCCGTCGGCGTTCAAGTCGTTCTTCTGGAACAGTCTGACAGTGGCGATTCCGACGGTCATCATCGCGATGTCGCTCATCGTGCCGGCCGCGTACGCGCTGTCGCGCCGCGAGTTCATCTTCCGTCGGAAGATTCTGTTCGTCTACGTCCTGTTGACGCAGGTCGGCGGCGGACTCGGAATCGCGCTCCTCATCGGACTGTACACCGTGTACGTCCAACTCGGCATCAACGACAGCAAACTCGCGCTGGCGGTGTACTACGCGGCGACGGCGGTTCCGTTCAACACGTGGCTCTTGAAGACCTACATGGACGGAATTCCCGTCTCCTACGAGGAGGCCGCAGTCGTCGACGGCGCGCCACCGTGGCGAGTCGTCGTCGAGGTCATTCTCCCGCTCTCGACGGCGGGACTCGCGACGGTGTTTATCTTCACCTTCCTCACTGGGTGGACGGAGTTCGTCGTCGCACAAACGCTCCTCGGGACGGACAACTACACGCTCCCCGTCGGGCTGTACTCGCTCATCAGCGAGTACTCGATTCCGTGGGCGCGCTTCTCGGCGTTCGCCCTCACGTTCGCCTCCCCCATCATGCTCGTGTACCTCTTCGCACAGCGGTACATCGAAGGTGGGCTGTCGTTCGGCGGCGTCGAAGGCTAA
- a CDS encoding NADP-dependent oxidoreductase — translation MDAIRVHEYGNEDVLRLEQVPRPEPDDDELLVRVRAAGVNPIDWMVREGYVDDALAPSLPYIPGWDFSGVVEAVGAERSAFEVGDEVFGLVRMPDPGNTYAEYATAPVEDVILKPETLSHREAAAVPMVALTAWHALFEEGELQAGERVLIHAAAGGVGHMAVQFANHVGAHVIGTASGRNEEFLKGLGVDEFVDYREQQFEDEVHDVDVVLDAVGGDTLERSISVLKRGGRLVTLPEPPSEDIIEKTRADRDATVHWFSVEPDTTTLSEVRTLLEDGQVQVTVSDVWPLSEARAAQRESQRGHVRGKLVLEI, via the coding sequence ATGGACGCTATTCGCGTCCACGAGTACGGTAACGAGGATGTCTTGCGTCTCGAACAGGTTCCCCGACCAGAACCCGACGACGACGAGTTACTCGTCCGGGTTCGCGCTGCCGGGGTGAACCCAATCGACTGGATGGTTCGAGAAGGCTACGTCGACGACGCGCTCGCCCCGTCGCTTCCGTACATTCCCGGCTGGGACTTCTCGGGTGTCGTCGAGGCGGTCGGGGCCGAGCGTTCGGCGTTCGAAGTCGGCGACGAGGTGTTCGGACTCGTTCGAATGCCCGACCCCGGAAACACGTACGCCGAGTACGCGACAGCCCCGGTGGAGGACGTTATTCTGAAACCGGAAACGCTCTCCCACCGAGAGGCTGCGGCGGTCCCGATGGTTGCACTAACAGCCTGGCACGCACTCTTCGAGGAAGGTGAGTTACAGGCTGGCGAGCGGGTGCTCATCCACGCTGCTGCGGGTGGCGTCGGCCACATGGCGGTTCAATTCGCGAACCACGTCGGAGCACACGTCATCGGAACCGCATCCGGACGGAACGAGGAGTTTCTTAAGGGTCTCGGTGTCGACGAGTTCGTCGACTACCGGGAACAGCAGTTCGAAGATGAGGTTCACGACGTTGACGTCGTCCTCGACGCAGTCGGCGGCGACACACTCGAACGGTCGATTTCGGTCCTGAAGCGCGGTGGCCGCCTCGTCACGCTCCCGGAACCACCGTCGGAAGACATCATCGAGAAAACTCGTGCCGACCGGGACGCGACAGTTCACTGGTTCAGCGTCGAACCGGACACAACGACGCTTTCTGAGGTACGAACCCTGCTTGAGGACGGCCAAGTTCAGGTGACAGTCAGCGACGTGTGGCCGCTTTCGGAGGCTCGCGCTGCCCAGAGGGAAAGCCAACGCGGGCACGTCCGCGGTAAACTCGTCTTGGAGATTTGA
- a CDS encoding substrate-binding domain-containing protein, producing MPLNRRTLLKNLGAAGTVAALAGCVGVQESSTNQSGGDSDGSGDENTDSSTGETSESEPVGTASVWYSLPEPEIPGRKSALEQFNEASDHTVKGSDISDMRKKTTSAIPAGQGPQSFEWAHDWAGDYYQRGFVVDQSDQVDVDLDVFTGAAREAIQFDGNLVGLPHDAETVALVYNKDIVDEPPETVADMVSVMEEFHDPETNNYGLGLPFADGYFLSAWAHAFGGYYFDDSADERIGVALPETIKGVQFTVDNFVPYMPNDPAYEPQAAAFAEGNAAFAINGPWYLSTLNEKGIDYGVAKLPSPEGGEPKPFTGITMWYFAKAMEEGGADAAASRSFIEWFATSEDLALKAAQEQGSIPVLKSLVESGDLPEHVQGFSEAVQQGQPMPTHPDMGKVWDPVKAALTKAFNGKDVEKAMKTADEEIRSNLE from the coding sequence ATGCCACTGAATCGCAGAACCTTACTGAAGAACCTCGGTGCGGCCGGCACGGTTGCCGCGCTCGCGGGTTGCGTTGGCGTCCAAGAGAGTTCCACCAACCAGTCGGGCGGCGATTCCGACGGTTCGGGCGACGAAAACACCGACAGCAGTACCGGCGAGACGTCCGAATCCGAACCCGTTGGGACAGCCTCGGTCTGGTACTCGCTTCCCGAACCAGAGATTCCCGGCCGGAAGTCGGCCCTCGAACAGTTCAACGAAGCGTCGGACCATACGGTGAAGGGCTCGGACATCTCCGACATGCGCAAGAAGACGACGAGCGCGATTCCCGCCGGGCAGGGTCCGCAGTCGTTCGAGTGGGCGCACGACTGGGCCGGTGACTACTACCAGCGCGGGTTCGTCGTCGACCAGAGCGACCAGGTCGACGTTGACCTCGACGTGTTCACGGGTGCCGCCCGCGAGGCAATCCAGTTCGACGGCAACCTCGTCGGCCTCCCGCACGACGCGGAGACGGTCGCTCTCGTCTACAACAAGGACATCGTCGACGAACCGCCGGAAACGGTTGCCGACATGGTCTCCGTGATGGAGGAGTTCCACGACCCCGAAACGAACAACTACGGGCTGGGGCTGCCCTTCGCAGACGGGTACTTCCTCAGCGCGTGGGCCCACGCCTTCGGCGGGTACTACTTCGACGACTCGGCGGACGAGCGAATTGGCGTCGCGCTCCCCGAGACGATTAAAGGCGTCCAGTTTACTGTCGACAACTTCGTGCCGTACATGCCGAACGACCCGGCGTACGAACCGCAGGCGGCCGCCTTCGCCGAAGGAAACGCCGCGTTCGCAATCAACGGGCCGTGGTACCTCTCAACGCTCAACGAGAAGGGTATCGACTACGGTGTGGCCAAGTTACCCTCTCCCGAGGGCGGCGAGCCAAAGCCGTTCACGGGCATCACGATGTGGTACTTCGCCAAGGCGATGGAAGAAGGCGGTGCCGACGCCGCCGCCAGTCGGTCGTTCATCGAGTGGTTCGCCACCAGCGAGGACCTCGCGCTGAAGGCGGCCCAGGAACAGGGCAGCATCCCGGTCCTCAAGAGCCTCGTCGAGAGCGGCGACCTCCCGGAGCACGTTCAGGGCTTCTCGGAGGCCGTCCAGCAGGGGCAACCGATGCCGACCCACCCGGACATGGGGAAGGTGTGGGACCCGGTCAAGGCCGCGCTCACGAAGGCGTTCAACGGCAAAGACGTCGAGAAGGCAATGAAGACTGCCGACGAAGAAATTCGCAGCAACCTCGAATAA
- a CDS encoding NADPH-dependent FMN reductase: MQHPSEPHVVALCGSLRDQSKTRIALREVLTAANDAGASTELVDLRDYELPALNAVDSDVPDSQRLQETVSNADSIVLGTPNYHGSYSGVLKNALDYCGRDEFSETVVGLLEVAAGQFPGTALVHLRTVCRTLNAWTLPTEVAIPNSHTMVTEAGIRDQELSERTARLGRELARYAGMPRYPELVEQRNERTVAGAQND, translated from the coding sequence ATGCAGCATCCGAGCGAACCGCACGTTGTCGCCCTCTGCGGAAGCCTTCGCGACCAAAGCAAGACACGAATCGCCCTCAGAGAGGTACTCACGGCCGCAAACGACGCAGGAGCCTCGACAGAACTCGTTGATTTACGCGACTACGAGTTACCGGCGCTGAACGCTGTCGATTCCGACGTGCCGGATTCGCAACGACTCCAAGAGACCGTCAGCAACGCGGACAGCATCGTCCTCGGGACGCCTAACTACCACGGGTCGTATTCGGGCGTGCTGAAGAACGCACTCGATTACTGTGGCCGCGACGAGTTTTCCGAGACGGTTGTCGGATTGCTAGAAGTGGCTGCGGGACAGTTCCCGGGGACCGCACTTGTTCATCTCCGGACGGTCTGTCGGACACTCAACGCATGGACGCTTCCGACGGAGGTTGCAATCCCCAACTCGCACACGATGGTTACCGAAGCGGGTATCCGAGATCAGGAGTTGTCGGAACGAACCGCCCGTTTGGGGCGTGAACTTGCCCGGTATGCGGGCATGCCTCGATACCCGGAACTAGTCGAGCAACGAAACGAGCGGACAGTGGCGGGGGCGCAAAATGACTAA
- a CDS encoding geranylgeranylglyceryl/heptaprenylglyceryl phosphate synthase — protein sequence MSLDWNDITHITKVDPAEPLPQDLEILSQTDLVIVGGSDGVTQENSLDAIERVQNQFPDLPVFQEPYGSDHVSSETMDAVDYLSVPAVYNGDRDNFVAKHVDFFTEVGSKPEEVVGTGLPIVGDVIASRGRDAIASAAEKILGEGYVIQNLDSKAATVSGVDKRYSPDEVAGAALATESFYGFPIFYIEYSGVYGGPEDVEAAAKYLDETALLYGGGIRSNRQTREILDAGADAIVVGDCFHDDPEQYLQTIP from the coding sequence ATGTCCCTTGATTGGAACGATATCACACACATCACAAAAGTCGATCCGGCGGAACCGTTACCGCAGGACCTGGAGATTCTTTCCCAGACGGACTTAGTCATCGTCGGGGGCTCTGACGGCGTAACGCAGGAGAATTCACTCGACGCGATTGAACGAGTTCAAAATCAGTTTCCGGACCTCCCGGTGTTTCAGGAACCCTACGGCTCGGACCACGTCTCGTCGGAGACGATGGATGCCGTCGATTATCTCTCCGTCCCTGCCGTCTACAACGGCGACCGCGACAATTTCGTCGCAAAGCACGTAGATTTCTTCACCGAAGTCGGGAGCAAGCCCGAAGAGGTGGTCGGAACCGGACTCCCAATCGTCGGCGACGTCATCGCCTCACGAGGGCGCGATGCCATCGCGTCGGCCGCGGAGAAGATACTAGGCGAGGGTTACGTGATTCAGAACCTCGATTCGAAGGCGGCCACTGTCTCCGGGGTTGACAAACGCTACAGTCCCGACGAAGTTGCGGGTGCAGCGCTGGCGACCGAATCCTTCTACGGTTTCCCTATCTTTTATATCGAATACTCCGGCGTCTACGGCGGTCCCGAAGACGTGGAAGCGGCGGCAAAATACCTCGACGAGACGGCGTTACTCTACGGTGGCGGCATCCGGAGCAATCGACAGACCAGAGAGATTCTCGACGCCGGTGCCGACGCCATCGTCGTCGGCGACTGTTTCCACGACGACCCCGAGCAGTATCTGCAGACGATTCCCTGA
- a CDS encoding alpha-amylase family glycosyl hydrolase, with product MSFDRRTFLKGLGLSAIGLAGGTGAGNDDLAFVSQAAAATPPEQTVNFADDVIYQLISDRFRDGNPNNNPTGELASDDCSNLRKYCGGDWQGIIDKIQSGYLTDLGVSAVWISPPFENITAVDSDIGTSYHGYWARDFTDPNEFFGDMETFKQLVDVAHQNGIKVVIDFVPNHTSPSTSDGELEDGALYDNGSYVAAYNDDPKSYFHHNGGTDYSSYEDQIYRNLYNLADFDHHEAYIDQYLKDAIKQWLDAGIDGIRVDAVAHMPPKWQKTLVDTIYDHRPVFTFGEWFLGADQSNPRYYEFSNDSGMSLLDFRFGQEIRQVLRDFTDDWYGFRDMLQETESEHDQVIDQVPFIDNHDMPRFTVADGDTRNTDMALAVLLTSRGTPAVYYGTEQYLTGGNDPDNRKPMPSFDTTTTAYKVIQALTSLRSSNPALAYGDTEERWINSDVFVYEREFGDNVVLVAINRSLDWYDVSGLQTSLPEGTYDDALGGTLDGFSTTVNTDGSIDTFSVGPQTVCVWEHTGTTAEPALGHVGPTMGQPGHTVVLSGDGFGSTEGSVEFGTTSASITSWSNTEIEATVPAVSGGYYDVTVTDANGAQSDPFSGYEVLSGDQISARFVVNDATTDVGENVYVVGNVHELGDWDTDRAVGPFFNQVVHEYPNWYYDVNLPAGTDIEFKFVKIASDGTVTWESGSNRQYTTPTDSTGEYSGTWK from the coding sequence ATGTCATTCGACAGGCGAACGTTCCTGAAAGGACTCGGATTGAGCGCAATCGGTCTCGCCGGAGGTACCGGCGCCGGAAACGACGACCTCGCATTCGTCTCGCAGGCGGCCGCAGCGACGCCACCTGAACAGACGGTGAACTTCGCAGACGACGTCATTTATCAGCTTATCTCGGACCGGTTCCGAGACGGAAATCCGAACAACAATCCAACGGGCGAACTCGCGAGCGACGACTGTTCGAACCTCCGGAAGTACTGCGGCGGCGACTGGCAGGGCATCATCGACAAGATTCAAAGCGGCTATCTGACCGACCTCGGGGTCTCTGCCGTCTGGATTTCCCCGCCGTTCGAGAACATCACCGCCGTCGACTCGGACATCGGAACCTCCTATCACGGCTACTGGGCGCGCGATTTCACCGACCCGAACGAGTTCTTCGGCGACATGGAGACGTTCAAACAACTCGTAGACGTGGCCCACCAAAACGGCATCAAGGTCGTCATCGACTTCGTTCCGAATCACACCTCGCCGTCGACTTCCGACGGTGAACTCGAAGACGGGGCCCTCTACGACAACGGGAGCTACGTCGCCGCCTACAACGACGACCCCAAGAGCTATTTTCACCACAACGGCGGCACCGACTATTCGAGCTACGAGGACCAGATTTACCGCAACCTCTACAATCTCGCCGACTTCGACCACCACGAGGCGTACATCGACCAGTACCTGAAAGACGCCATCAAGCAGTGGTTGGACGCGGGAATCGACGGTATCCGCGTCGACGCGGTTGCGCACATGCCGCCGAAGTGGCAAAAGACGCTCGTCGATACCATCTACGACCACCGGCCGGTGTTCACCTTCGGCGAGTGGTTCCTCGGCGCAGACCAGTCGAATCCGCGGTACTACGAGTTCTCGAACGACAGCGGCATGAGCCTCCTCGATTTTCGATTCGGACAGGAGATTCGACAGGTCCTCCGCGACTTCACCGACGACTGGTACGGATTCAGGGATATGCTCCAAGAGACCGAATCGGAACACGACCAGGTCATCGACCAGGTGCCCTTCATCGACAACCACGATATGCCCCGGTTCACCGTCGCCGACGGCGACACGCGGAACACCGACATGGCGCTCGCGGTCCTTCTGACCTCGCGCGGGACGCCCGCGGTGTACTACGGAACCGAGCAGTACCTCACCGGCGGCAACGACCCCGACAACCGAAAGCCCATGCCGTCGTTCGACACGACGACGACCGCGTACAAGGTCATCCAGGCGCTCACTAGCCTCCGGTCGTCGAACCCGGCGCTCGCCTACGGCGACACCGAAGAACGGTGGATAAACTCGGACGTCTTCGTCTACGAGCGCGAATTCGGGGACAACGTCGTCCTCGTCGCCATCAACCGGAGTCTCGACTGGTACGACGTCTCCGGTCTCCAAACGTCGCTTCCGGAGGGAACCTACGACGACGCCCTCGGCGGCACGCTCGATGGCTTCTCTACGACCGTCAACACCGACGGCTCGATAGATACCTTCTCGGTCGGTCCGCAGACCGTCTGCGTCTGGGAGCACACCGGAACCACGGCCGAACCTGCTCTCGGCCACGTCGGCCCGACGATGGGACAGCCCGGCCACACCGTCGTCCTCAGCGGCGACGGCTTCGGCAGCACCGAGGGGTCGGTCGAGTTCGGCACGACCAGCGCATCCATCACCTCGTGGTCGAACACGGAAATCGAAGCGACCGTTCCCGCCGTCTCGGGCGGCTACTACGACGTGACGGTCACGGACGCAAACGGTGCCCAGAGCGACCCGTTCTCGGGCTACGAGGTGCTCTCGGGCGACCAAATCTCGGCTCGGTTCGTCGTCAACGACGCGACGACGGACGTGGGCGAGAACGTCTACGTCGTCGGCAACGTCCACGAACTGGGTGACTGGGACACCGACCGCGCCGTGGGACCGTTCTTCAATCAGGTCGTCCACGAGTACCCGAACTGGTACTACGACGTGAACCTTCCCGCGGGGACGGACATCGAGTTCAAATTCGTCAAAATCGCCAGCGACGGAACCGTCACGTGGGAGTCGGGGTCGAACCGACAGTACACCACGCCGACGGACTCGACCGGCGAGTACAGTGGGACGTGGAAGTGA
- a CDS encoding TrmB family transcriptional regulator — protein MDDRELADLLEQFGLSEKVVDTYLTLLELGEAKASQIADAAGVSKRYVYSVSNELEERGFVEVNDHVVPTTIRPLPPLEVIESLSESVESMRPALEERYTATARDEDRFEVIKSRVTVLKRIAELIERAESEITLSLPYDVLDEVADELRTARERGVLISLVVSGVEPHDDLEVDGVASLVRVWHEPMPMMLTVDARTGLIAPGEMVARSNSESQAIVFAQPHLGPVIVGSFFGNYWPMAAEAYTVEPDPLPTTYHNFRHAVLQAALCRRAGIDLTVTVSGRMVHTSGPTELNGRVVDIRQGLLEPANNSFPVENALVVETEDGTYSVGGPGAFVEDFEADTVRFESVE, from the coding sequence ATGGACGACCGGGAACTCGCCGACCTTCTCGAGCAGTTCGGACTCTCAGAGAAGGTCGTCGACACGTATCTGACGCTCCTCGAACTCGGGGAGGCGAAGGCGAGCCAAATCGCCGACGCGGCAGGTGTCTCCAAGCGCTACGTCTACAGTGTGAGCAACGAACTCGAAGAGCGAGGTTTCGTGGAGGTTAACGACCACGTCGTTCCGACGACGATTCGTCCTCTGCCGCCGCTCGAAGTCATCGAGTCGCTTTCCGAGAGCGTCGAGTCGATGCGGCCAGCGCTCGAAGAGCGATACACGGCCACCGCCCGTGACGAAGACCGATTCGAGGTCATCAAATCACGGGTGACGGTACTCAAGCGCATCGCCGAACTCATCGAACGGGCGGAGTCCGAAATCACGCTGTCGCTCCCCTACGACGTGCTCGACGAAGTCGCCGACGAGTTACGCACCGCCCGCGAGCGGGGCGTTCTCATTTCGCTCGTCGTCAGCGGTGTCGAACCGCACGACGACCTCGAGGTCGACGGGGTGGCGTCGCTCGTGCGCGTCTGGCACGAACCGATGCCGATGATGCTTACCGTCGACGCGCGGACCGGCCTCATCGCACCCGGCGAGATGGTCGCTCGGTCGAATTCCGAGTCGCAGGCAATCGTCTTTGCCCAACCCCACCTCGGCCCAGTCATCGTCGGTTCGTTCTTCGGTAACTACTGGCCGATGGCCGCCGAGGCCTACACGGTCGAACCGGACCCGCTTCCGACGACGTACCACAACTTCCGCCACGCCGTCTTGCAGGCCGCGCTCTGCCGCCGTGCCGGTATCGACCTGACTGTGACTGTCTCTGGGCGGATGGTCCACACCAGCGGTCCGACCGAACTCAACGGCCGCGTCGTGGACATCCGACAGGGACTGCTCGAACCCGCGAACAACTCGTTCCCGGTCGAAAACGCGCTCGTCGTCGAGACAGAAGACGGAACGTACAGCGTCGGCGGCCCCGGCGCGTTCGTCGAGGACTTCGAAGCCGATACGGTTCGGTTCGAGTCTGTAGAGTAA